In Caldisericia bacterium, the sequence ATTTGTTCTCCTATACATTTTCAGATGAAAGAATCCTTCTTGTTGTAAACGCCGGAAACACAGAAAAGGACTTTAACTGGATTAAAAAACATCTATGGGACGGACTTAATGTGAAAAACATCTCCAGTGAAATCGTGGAGTTTGCCATTCAGGGACCTCAAGCTGAGAAACTCCTCCAGAACTTCACAGATTTTGATCTCTCACAGATTGGATACTTTAAATTCAACGAAATAGAAATCTTTGGAGAAAAACTCCTCATTTCAAGAACTGGCTATACAGGAGAGGATGGATTTGAAGTATATATGAAGGCATCACTTGGAGAAAAAATTTTCATGGATATCCTTGAAAAGGGGAAGGAATTTAACATACTCCCATGTGGACTTGGTGCAAGGGATACATTAAGATTTGAGGTGTGCTATTGGCTCTATGGAAATGATATTGATGAATCCATAAATCCAATAGAATCTGGTCAAAAATTTCTCGTGGATTTTTCAAAAGAGGACTTTATTGGAAAAAACGCACTTGAAAAAATTAAAGAGAGGGGTGTAAAGAGAAAATGGAGAGGACTTGAGATTAGTGGTGGTGTTGCAAGACATGGTTATAAGATCTTTAAGAA encodes:
- the gcvT gene encoding glycine cleavage system aminomethyltransferase GcvT; the encoded protein is MKTVPLIELHKRLGAHLTEFSGFLMPLYYKSIRDEHLSVRNSVGIFDVSHMGEIEIEGKRAKLFADYILTNNINSTSYGDVKYTVMCNEEGGILDDLFSYTFSDERILLVVNAGNTEKDFNWIKKHLWDGLNVKNISSEIVEFAIQGPQAEKLLQNFTDFDLSQIGYFKFNEIEIFGEKLLISRTGYTGEDGFEVYMKASLGEKIFMDILEKGKEFNILPCGLGARDTLRFEVCYWLYGNDIDESINPIESGQKFLVDFSKEDFIGKNALEKIKERGVKRKWRGLEISGGVARHGYKIFKNGREIGFVTSGNFSFVLNKSLALAYINLPYGKIGEEVRILGKGKELKGKVIKKPFIKPRTKK